The genomic region GGCGTGCTCGCCTGGAATGGGCAAGTGTTCTccggcctcgacgttgGTGTTCATGATAATGACACTGCCCGTCTCTtcgctgcgctcgaggccagCGAGGACCCTCTTagcgtcctcgccgcgatcGAGGGCCCGTGAGTTACACATTACATGTCGACGGGCGCTGACATGAGATGGGCCTTTGTTTACATCCGCGTGAGCGTGCCGCGTGCCGCGTGACGTCGTGACTGACTGACTGACTGACTGACTGACTCTAGGCCAACAAGGTGACGTTTGGCGTCGATCCACTGTCGCGTCGCTCGCTATTACTGCACATGCCTGACGAGACATGCAAGAGTCTCATCGTCTCGTCCACACGTAGCCcgctggcgcgcgagcgtgtGATACAGATGCGTGCACTCGAAGgaggcgaggtcggcgtgctcgaccTGTCATGCCTCGACAGCAAGGGTGTAAGTGCTCATCATGCAAACCAAGGCATGTTTGCTGACCTCAGGCTATTAGCTGGCACAGCGCCCTGGCGCTTTCTCGCCTTCCAGTGAGTGGCTGCGTTATCCCCTCTAACCTCAGGTAACGGTTACCCCTGTGAACCGTGTCCTTCCGGCTTCTCCACCGGAGCAACCCGCAGCAGTCGAGGCAGAGGTCGACGTGTTCCTCTCGCAGCTCACTGCGGCGGTCCGGCGGCGGGTAGAGAACATTCCCGCGCCACCAGTTGGGTACGTTCCGGGGCACGGCAGATCTGGGAAGGAACATCGGGTTGAATCACCAATGGCATTGACATGCTAGCCGACTAGCTCGGCCGTATCTCTGACAGATCTCGCCGACACGCAACTCTGCGCTGATGCCAGTGGCGCCCGCGTCGCTGTCCTCTTCTCTGGTGGCGTCGACTGCTCCCTCCTTGTTTGCCTTATCCATGCAGTGCTGCCACCGGGCGAGCCTATTGACCTTGTCAACGTGGCCTTTGCGCAGCCCAAGCCTCGTGGCAAAGGTAATCAGCCAAGCGTGGGCTACGACGTGCCAGACAGGCTGTCGGGGCGCGAGGCCGTAGCGGAGCTGCGTACCGCGTTTCAACGCGAGTTTCGCttcgtcgaggtcgacgtggacgccgaggtgaGTTTAAGTGACTCTGTGGATGACTTGGCAAAATGGGGAAGGGATACCAGTCACTTCCACTGCTGGGTGACTGGTTGGGCGACTTGTTGGCTTGCTGCATGATGTGCTGGATGTTCTGGGAGCGCCCTTGCTAGGACGGAGGGGAGTCAACCAGGCAAGACTGTTCGCGGCCGAGAACCTTGCCAGGCCTATTCTTTCAAGCTAACGGCAGACGAGCCGCTCCTTACGGCAGTTGGTCGTTGATGCCATGTATCCTAGCGACACGGAGATGGACCTATCGCTCGCATACCCACTATACTTTGCCTCCCTGGGGCGCGGGCGAgtggacggcgaggagtACACTGTCACCGCAAAAGTGTACTTTTCCGGACTAGGGGCCGACGAGTACGTTCTTCCATGGCTGCGCTGACGCAGACAACTCGCTGGGTACACGCGCCACCGCAAGGCATTCGAGCGTGGCGGGTGGGAGGgcctcatcgacgaggtacTGCTGCTCAGGCAGGACATGGCTTACACCAGGTccaactcgacctcgaccgcctgcCGCAACGAAACCTCGCACGCGACGACCGTGTGATCTCCGTCCATGCTCGTGACGCGCGATATCCCtatctcgacctcgagttTGTCAAGTACGTGTCGGCGCTGCCTGTATGGGCCAAGTGTaacctcgccctcccagCCGGCGAAGGGGATAAAGCGCTCATCCGCCTGGCGACTGCACGTTGTGGCATCAGCAAAACGGCGAGACGTGTCAAACGTGCCATGCAGTTTGGTACAAAGAGCGCAAAGCTGTATCAAGGTGCACCAAGGGGCTACAAGGCAGGTGAGCAGCGGATTGCTGATTAATgcttcgacgacgagacaGCGGTGAATAGAGCGACCTATATAATAATACGATACATGTATAACACTACACATCTACTGAGGCACACTGTTGGAGTCACACTCGCCTTTCAATCTAGACCATACACTCTGTTAATGCTTGACGACAGCCGTCATGAACCACGACTGCAATTTCATTGCGAATTCTGTTCGGGCGGGCGGACGATCAACGATGACTTGCTGATGTCCAACGGGCTGAAGAGACGCAAGCTCTACGCCCGGTTCATGACGGCGTCGCAGTGCTGCCAGTTAGGGGTTGTGAATGATCGAGCCGTGATGGGTGACCCCAACGATGCTGAAACAAGACTCACAACGCCATCTTGGGATAATGTTGAAGCCACCGATGCCAAGGCTTCGCTTTGTCCTCCTCTTAAGTGGGTAGGCTGTGTCAACTGTACTGGCTGTGCCAGCGGTGCGGAATTGGAAACTAAGAGGTTCAGAGCGCCAAAGAGAGGAGCCGTTGACTTGGCGAGCGTTGGCGGGGCTGGGCCAGCCGTCTTAACAGCTGAGGCTGCGTTGGACTTCGGCGTGTGAACCTGCTTCTGCTTGTCCTTGAGAAGCTCCGTCTGCTTCTTGATCTCACGTTCACGCAAGGACTGTgtcttgggcttgggcttgggttGGGGCTTGGATTTCGGCTTAGATTTTGACCTCAATTTGGGCTTGGGATTGGGCTTCGGCCTCACAGACGTAACTCCGGGCTGGCGGGAGCcagccttcttggcgaTGTGAGTCTTCTTGgtctcggcggcctggcGAAGAGGGACCGGCTTGCTGGAGACGAGAGGTGCATCAGGGAGAACTGGAGGAGCTTGAAGCTGGGCGAGTAGATTGCCAACGGGATAGGTGAGAATAACTTCGGGTGGGTAGAGGGTGGGTTTGACTCTGGGAAGCGTCTCGTGAGACTCTAAATAGTCTTGGGATCCCGTCACCAAGGTCTCTTCCTCAAGCATCTTGAGAGTCAATATGATCGCTGATCACTTCCAAGCTGGCGCACCTCAAACTTGTCCCAAGGTCCAATACGCTCCTCGAAGCGACCAAAAATACCGCGGACGCCAGGGAGATCGGCGACGCCGATTTCTTGTGGACCAAAGGGATAGGTTGCTACCGGACCGACGTCGGGGATGTTACGTAGTAGCTTTGAGCTGTTAGTTTGTCCAGGAGAGCTTTCACTTACCCAGTCAACAGTGTGCGCCTCATGCTTGAGCTGTCCGTCACAAGGCTGGGAGACGGGCTCGTCGGAAATCTCTTCGCCGACGTGCAAGTAATTGGCGACTGACTGAATGGCGAGTCCAAAGCTTCCTTCATCTTTTGATCTATTACGACTCACCTTAGAGCTGTCTCCTTTGCGGCTGTGTTCATTCGGCCGCAGGCGATGTTCAAGGGAACCTGGTGATTGGGAGTCCGCATCCATAACTCGCGGGTGTAGGGTGCGAAATTCGGCAGACGATAGCTAGTGTCAGCGAAACCTGTCCCATACCTACTCTGAAGAAGCCTTATCATTGAAGTCAAGCTTGATTTCGAGGTACTTGCTGCCTGAGAAGTCAGCAGAGGCAACAGTGAGTGGCAAAGAGTCTCGCAACCTACTTGGCAGCTCGGCCAGCTGCGCCTGATCAACTGCGGTGGCAATGCTGTATAGGAATGGCTGTCGTGAGCACAGTGAGGGGAGACATGGAAAAGAACGGACGAGTATTGCCTCACGAAGCTCCCGAACAGCCATGGGCGACCTAGCGGTGAACGCAGCAGTTGAAGAGGACGATGGAACGTCAGAGCTGCCAAAGGACGCCATT from Cutaneotrichosporon cavernicola HIS019 DNA, chromosome: 2 harbors:
- a CDS encoding uncharacterized protein (Cytoplasm protein), coding for MCGITLTIGPDNDLSLARSLHAANAARGPDTQGVYARRVGADLLLLGASVLGLRGAVTAQPKVGTGVLAWNGQVFSGLDVGVHDNDTARLFAALEASEDPLSVLAAIEGPWAFVYIRANKVTFGVDPLSRRSLLLHMPDETCKSLIVSSTRSPLARERVIQMRALEGGEVGVLDLSCLDSKGAISWHSALALSRLPVTVTPVNRVLPASPPEQPAAVEAEVDVFLSQLTAAVRRRVENIPAPPVGGARVAVLFSGGVDCSLLVCLIHAVLPPGEPIDLVNVAFAQPKPRGKDRLSGREAVAELRTAFQREFRFVEVDVDAETSRSLRQLVVDAMYPSDTEMDLSLAYPLYFASLGRGRVDGEEYTVTAKVYFSGLGADEQLAGYTRHRKAFERGGWEGLIDEVQLDLDRLPQRNLARDDRVISVHARDARYPYLDLEFVKYVSALPVWAKCNLALPAGEGDKALIRLATARCGISKTARRVKRAMQFGTKSAKLYQGAPRGYKAGEQRIAD